From Leptidea sinapis chromosome 12, ilLepSina1.1, whole genome shotgun sequence, the proteins below share one genomic window:
- the LOC126967039 gene encoding GAS2-like protein pickled eggs — MASAGAVLLEARPFRPFKSSEEYLYAMKEDLAEWLTVLYPELRITADNFLDRLDTGVALCRHANAVRESARQILESLKTEAEEAILLAKSLRSRPPVNMLPAAKAGTFFARDNLSNFIDWCRKALGILECLLFETDDLCLRKNEKHVVLCLLEVARKGAVLGMPAPLLVQMEKQIERELAGEELRPDDSALGLVPSGPQPQLVTNDLRSLDERVRDLVERCSCPTQFPMVRVSEGKYRIGDTRILIFVRILRSHVMVRVGGGWDTLAHYLDKHDPCRCKAQHRTSLSARLARPKHDLAGATVTYERPEANPTYKEYTTKTYEPMSLQYSAKVYNDDPKSIQYHSNNKLDCPTSLPYLGDVDRAPSPGRKHLAPRTHSPSRHSASPDRRTKIVTTNHLVPNPHAVRNKSPRPVSPVPAVESASDNGSEVSDEGYRSLGLVAGSTQGSPSTKTTNRYSLHSQNSMDDADFSERLDHDDGCSDKTDRVDDYVSLTTGLRKTDFSDTFYGGRKASSEEKSNRASPECIISTESNDSPSKSLKPIRGPSESPTKTIRSRQASRIPHSPVRTRTPSRGNTPSPKHTPAQSSPKLAPKLPPTSRNTWGGRTAPNQSKTKSRPTIGADTFENPNKSPKTKPKAVQNEFFKRNSPLRASSATLRSPTHQKALSPLLEQILRSAETAKDDATVLEKMKEIIRTYSKGEDSLSRASSKDSDYADFTSAWVMSDGKLERSTSTRQLAAPRKDPRNGASRIPAPVAVGCRRSTSTTQFQ, encoded by the exons CACGCAAACGCCGTTCGTGAGTCAGCCAGACAAATCCTGGAGTCCTTGAAAACAGAAGCTGAAGAAGCCATTCTTCTGGCCAAATCTCTCCGCTCCAGACCACCAGTCAACATGTTGCCAGCTGCAAAAGCCGGCACTTTCTTTGCCAGAGATAATTTATCGAACTTCATAGACTGGTGTAGAAAAGCCCTGGGCATTCTCGAATGCCTACTCTTCGAAACTGACGACTTATGTTTGAGAAAAAACGAAAAACACGTAGTATTATGCCTTCTGGAAGTTGCTAGAAAAGGCGCTGTTTTGGGAATGCCGGCTCCACTGCTGGTACAGATGGAGAAGCAGATAGAGCGGGAGTTGGCTGGAGAGGAGTTGCGGCCTGATGACTCTGCGCTAGGCCTGGTGCCGTCTGGACCTCAGCCACAGCTGGTGACAAACGACTTGAGAAGTTTAGATGAGAGAGTCAGGGATCTGGTGGAAAGATGCTCTTGTCCAACACAATTCCCTATGGTGAGGGTCTCTGAGGGAAAATACAGAATCGGCGATACAAGGATTTTGATTTTTGTTAGG ATTCTCCGTTCCCACGTCATGGTGCGTGTTGGCGGTGGTTGGGACACTCTGGCCCATTATCTGGACAAGCACGACCCTTGCCGCTGCAAGGCTCAGCACCGCACCTCGCTATCAGCTCGCCTGGCTCGCCCCAAACACGATCTGGCTGGTGCCACCGTCACCTATGAACGACCAGAAGCCAACCCCACTTACAAGGAATACACCACAAAAACATACGAACCAATGTCTCTACAATACTCCGCGAAAGTCTACAACGATGATCCAAAAAGTATTCAGTACCACTCGaataataaattagattgtCCGACGAGTTTGCCCTATCTGGGTGACGTAGACCGGGCTCCGAGTCCAGGTAGAAAACACTTGGCTCCAAGAACCCATAGTCCCAGCCGTCATTCAGCTTCTCCAGATAGAAGAACGAAGATAGTGACCACCAACCATTTGGTTCCAAATCCTCATGCAGTGAGGAATAAGAGCCCAAGACCGGTTTCTCCGGTGCCAGCTGTGGAAAGTGCTTCCGATAATGGGTCGGAGGTGTCTGATGAAGGATACAGGAGCTTGGGCTTGGTGGCCGGATCTACCCAGGGGTCACCCTCGACAAAAACTACGAATCGATACTCTTTGCACAGCCAAAATTCTATGGATGACGCTGACTTTAGCG AGCGTCTCGACCATGACGATGGCTGTTCAGACAAAACCGATCGTGTGGATGACTACGTTAGTCTGACGACTGGTCTGCGTAAAACGGACTTCTCCGACACCTTCTACGGTGGCAGGAAGGCTAGTTCAGAGGAGAAATCCAACAGAGCCAGTCCAGAGTGTATCATCAGCACGGAAAGCAACGATTCGCCGAGCAAAAGCTTAAAACCGATACGAGGACCTTCTGAATCGCCAACGAAGACGATACGCAGTCGTCAAGCAAGCAGGATACCGCATTCTCCAGTTAGAACCCGTACTCCCAGCCGTGGAAACACACCCAGTCCTAAACACACTCCAGCGCAGTCTTCTCCGAAACTAGCACCAAAGTTACCCCCGACATCGAGAAATACCTGGGGCGGTAGAACAGCCCCGAATCAAAGCAAAACAAAGTCCCGTCCAACTATTGGTGCAGATACCTTTGAGAACCCAAACAAATCACCAAAAACAAAGCCCAAAGCTGTCCAAAACGAGTTTTTTAAGAGGAACTCACCACTGAGGGCAAGCAGTGCGACTCTGAGGTCGCCAACGCACCAGAAAGCTTTAAGTCCACTTCTGGAACAAATTTTAAGATCAGCTGAAACTGCTAAAGATGACGCAACAGTTTTGGAGAAGATGAAAGAGATAATTCGGACGTATTCCAAAGGCGAAGACTCCCTGTCCCGAGCAAGCTCGAAGGATTCTGACTACGCTGACTTCACTTCTGCATGGGTTATGTCTGATGGCAAGCTGGAACGGTCGACGAGTACCAGGCAACTTGCTGCTCCGAGAAAAGACCCTCGGAATGGAGCTTCGAGGATACCAGCTCCCGTCGCGGTCGGCTGCCGGCGATCTACATCCACGACTCAATTTCAGTGA